One Callospermophilus lateralis isolate mCalLat2 unplaced genomic scaffold, mCalLat2.hap1 Scaffold_6373, whole genome shotgun sequence DNA window includes the following coding sequences:
- the LOC143408293 gene encoding serine/threonine-protein kinase PAK 2-like isoform X3 produces MTRDDSSGGWLPLGGSGLSSVTVFKVPHQEENGCADFFIPGERLRDKMLNTKGPETSVTIMEEDDGDGEVRPVTAPRHGHTRPSITDALPARLGDATVSSAAKSSKKQKKNTNWTDEEIVAKIRTKVSIGDPKTKYTRYEKIGQGFSGTVFIAIDVALGKKVGVKRGLIPGTGLILGYD; encoded by the exons ATGACCCGAGATGACTCAAGTGGTGGATGGTTACCCCTTGGAGGGAGTGGACTAAGCAGCGTCACTGTCTTCAAAGTCCCTCATCAGGAAGAGAATGGCTGTGCTGACTTTTTTATCCCTGGAGAGCGACTCAGGGACAAAATG CTGAACACCAAGGGGCCGGAAACATCAGTAACAATAATGGAGGAAGATGATGGTGATGGAGAGGTTCGGCCTGTCACTGCCCCACGACATGGCCATACAAGACCA TCTATAACTGATGCTCTTCCTGCACGTCTTGGTGACGCGACTGTCAGCAgtgctgccaagtcttcaaaaaaacagaaaaagaacacAAATTGGACCGATGAGGAGATTGTGGCGAAAATAA GAACTAAGGTGAGCATCGGTGACCCTAAAACAAAATATacaagatatgaaaaaattggaCAAGG GTTTTCTGGTACGGTTTTTATTGCTATTGATGTGGCTCTGGGGAAAAAG GTTGGAGTGAAAAGAGGATTAATTCCTGGCACTGGACTGATCTTAG GTTATGATTAA
- the LOC143408293 gene encoding serine/threonine-protein kinase PAK 2-like isoform X2 has translation MTRDDSSGGWLPLGGSGLSSVTVFKVPHQEENGCADFFIPGERLRDKMLNTKGPETSVTIMEEDDGDGEVRPVTAPRHGHTRPSITDALPARLGDATVSSAAKSSKKQKKNTNWTDEEIVAKIRTKVSIGDPKTKYTRYEKIGQGFSGTVFIAIDVALGKKVGVKRGLIPGTGLILGWLINFKINLNIFRIRVV, from the exons ATGACCCGAGATGACTCAAGTGGTGGATGGTTACCCCTTGGAGGGAGTGGACTAAGCAGCGTCACTGTCTTCAAAGTCCCTCATCAGGAAGAGAATGGCTGTGCTGACTTTTTTATCCCTGGAGAGCGACTCAGGGACAAAATG CTGAACACCAAGGGGCCGGAAACATCAGTAACAATAATGGAGGAAGATGATGGTGATGGAGAGGTTCGGCCTGTCACTGCCCCACGACATGGCCATACAAGACCA TCTATAACTGATGCTCTTCCTGCACGTCTTGGTGACGCGACTGTCAGCAgtgctgccaagtcttcaaaaaaacagaaaaagaacacAAATTGGACCGATGAGGAGATTGTGGCGAAAATAA GAACTAAGGTGAGCATCGGTGACCCTAAAACAAAATATacaagatatgaaaaaattggaCAAGG GTTTTCTGGTACGGTTTTTATTGCTATTGATGTGGCTCTGGGGAAAAAG GTTGGAGTGAAAAGAGGATTAATTCCTGGCACTGGACTGATCTTAGGTTGGTTAATCAACTTCAAGATAAATCTGAACATATTTAGGATTCGGGTAGTATAA
- the LOC143408293 gene encoding serine/threonine-protein kinase PAK 2-like isoform X1, whose translation MIKQIDLKKHSQKELILNELLVMKELKNPNIIHFLDSYLVGDDLFIVMEYLDGGPLTDVVTETCLDEAQIAAVCRECLQALEFLHANYVIHRDIKSDNIFLGMEGSIKLTNFGFCAHLTPEQNTCTGMLGTPYWMAPEMVLGKAYGPKIDIWSLGIMAIEMLEGEPPYMKEDPTQALHLIANNGAPGLANPQKVSPAFLDFLNKCLEVEVDKRGSAKELLEHPFLNMAKPLTSLTPHILAAKEVLQKNY comes from the exons ATGATTAAACAGATTGACTTAAAGAAACACTCACAGAAGGAATTGATCCTTAATGAACTTTTGGTGATGAAAGAACTAAAGAACCCTAACATAATTCACTTCTTGGACAG TTACCTGGTTGGAGATGACTTATTTATAGTAATGGAGTACCTTGACGGTGGGCCACTCACTGATGTTGTAACCGAAACCTGCCTGGATGAGGCGCAGATTGCTGCTGTGTGCAGAGAG TGCTTACAGGCATTGGAGTTTTTACATGCCAATTATGTGATTCACCGCGACATAAAAAGCGACAACATATTTTTGGGGATGGAAGGATCCATCAAACTTA cCAACTTTGGGTTTTGTGCTCATCTCACCCCTGAGCAGAATACATGCACTGGCATGCTTGGAACACCCTACTGGATGGCACcagaaatggtgctggggaaagctTATGGCCCTAAAATCGACATCTGGTCCCTAGGGATCATGGCCATTGAGATGCTGGAAGGAGAGCCTCCATACATGAAAGAAGATCCCACACAG GCCTTACACCTCATTGCCAACAATGGAGCGCCAGGACTTGCGAACCCGCAAAAAGTTTCCCCGGCATTTCTGGACTTCTTGAATAAATGTCTTGAAGTGGAGGTGGACAAGAGAGGTTCAGCCAAGGAATTACTAGAG CACCCATTCCTGAATATGGCGAAACCACTCACAAGTTTAACGCCACACATCTTGGCGGCCAAGGAGGTTCTCCAGAAAAACTACTGA